One genomic segment of Tubulanus polymorphus chromosome 4, tnTubPoly1.2, whole genome shotgun sequence includes these proteins:
- the LOC141903059 gene encoding uncharacterized protein LOC141903059 isoform X2 — MSRSSVHNKVGRQIEEKSQTIKAKSTVSLQKKLKNVQTAPAGAPTSTTTTKGKKLSSNGSRTTRSSAIRSQTSAGTVKTTRQSSARRPSSNKKKMDSPLPSVNGEIDTDDDILFINIPSENEKTENDEKHSRKQISPDDILKNAQETNPKRVYEIILHAGNIDRICRLETFTSCRVLDLSCNYIKKMENLEQLSDLRELKVYDNKIAQLENLDCLKELCNLQLQHNLIKNIGKGLMNLKKLKQLRLDYNNLIKMEPTELASCSMITYLNISHNRLDNLAAVNCLSNLEELHASDNRIRVVTDLKRCKKLQELNLSRNKIADISGLKDLPKLMVLDVSHNQLFNTKTVGKSKNLHELNISDNLLTEMVVLARTCPNLEILNVKNNNLHSLEDLVELESLSELVELFINGNPFCRSADQQKSVHDFIIKFIPNLEILDGAHVKRITSKSAPLMRPMSASTVVSSRQVETQIKSLQCEISAFEFDLSKRFASLRSTMNDLPEESRTDQQTPGGVAQSRPTSSRPVSRCSARSRLQLAKEFAEHQDL, encoded by the exons ATGAGCAGGTCTTCGGTCCACAACAAAGTCGGCAGACAAATCGAAGAAAAAAGCCAAACAATCAAAGCGAAATCAACGGTTTCTCTTcagaaaaaactaaaaaatgtCCAAACTGCACCCGCCGGAGCGCCAACTTCTACCACTACTACGAAAGGAAAGAAATTGTCGAGCAATGGTAGCAGAACTACGCGTTCATCAGCTATTCGTAGTCAAACATCAGCTGGTACAGTTAAAACAACAAG ACAGTCGAGCGCTAGAAGGCCGTCGTCTAATAAGAAGAAAATGGACTCACCGCTGCCGAGTGTGAACGGAGAAATTGACACCGATGATGACATATTATTCATAAACATTCcgagtgaaaatgaaaaaaccgaaaatgatgaaaaacatTCGAGAAAACAGATTTCACCGGACGATATT TTGAAAAATGCTCAAGAAACTAACCCGAAACGAGTGTATGAAATAATCCTTCACGCTGGAAATATTGATCGAATTTGCCGCTTAGAAACA TTTACATCATGTCGCGTGTTGGATCTTTCCTGTAACTACATCAAGAAAATGGAGAATTTAGAACAACTTAGTGATCTACGAGAATTGAAAGTTTACGACAATAAGATCGCACAATTAGAAAATCTTGATTG TTTGAAGGAACTGTGCAACCTACAATTACAGCATAATCTGATAAAGAATATTG GTAAAGGATTAATGAATCTGAAAAAGTTGAAACAGTTGAGACTGGATTATAACAACTTGATTAAGATGGAACCCACCGAACTCGCCTCCTGTTCGATGATTACGTATTTAAACATCAGTCATAACAGACTGGATAATTTAGCG GCCGTTAATTGTTTGTCGAATCTAGAAGAACTTCACGCATCTGATAACAGAATAAGAGTGGTCACAGATTTAAAACGGTGTAAAAAG CTTCAAGAGTTGAATCTGTCCAGAAATAAGATCGCTGATATATCGGGTCTGAAAGACCTCCCAAAACTTATG GTGCTTGATGTTTCTCACAATCAACTATTCAATACAAAAACCGTAGGAAAATCTAA aaatttACACGAACTGAATATTTCTGACAACTTGCTGACAGAAATGGTTGTATTGGCTCGTACTTGTCCGAATTTAGAAATCCTCAACGTCAAGAACAACAATTTACATTCGTTGGAAGATCTG gtcGAGCTGGAATCGTTGTCGGAACTAGTTGAGCTATTCATCAATGGCAATCCGTTTTGTCGGTCGGCTGATCAACAAAAATCCGTCCatgatttcatcatcaaattcattcCTAACCTGGAAATATTAGACGGA GCTCATGTTAAACGGATTACGAGTAAAAGCGCGCCATTAATGAGACCTATGTCAGCGTCTACTG TGGTGAGTTCTCGACAAGTTGAAACTCAAATCAAAAGCCTCCAGTGTGAAATATCAGCATTTGAATTCGATCTGTCCAAAAG ATTTGCATCATTACGATCGACGATGAACGATTTGCCAGAAGAATCGCGGACCGATCAACAAACGCCGGGAGGTGTTGCGCAGAGTAGACCTACATCTAGTCGACCTGTCAGTAGATGTAGCGC
- the LOC141903059 gene encoding uncharacterized protein LOC141903059 isoform X1: MNVELQQMSRSSVHNKVGRQIEEKSQTIKAKSTVSLQKKLKNVQTAPAGAPTSTTTTKGKKLSSNGSRTTRSSAIRSQTSAGTVKTTRQSSARRPSSNKKKMDSPLPSVNGEIDTDDDILFINIPSENEKTENDEKHSRKQISPDDILKNAQETNPKRVYEIILHAGNIDRICRLETFTSCRVLDLSCNYIKKMENLEQLSDLRELKVYDNKIAQLENLDCLKELCNLQLQHNLIKNIGKGLMNLKKLKQLRLDYNNLIKMEPTELASCSMITYLNISHNRLDNLAAVNCLSNLEELHASDNRIRVVTDLKRCKKLQELNLSRNKIADISGLKDLPKLMVLDVSHNQLFNTKTVGKSKNLHELNISDNLLTEMVVLARTCPNLEILNVKNNNLHSLEDLVELESLSELVELFINGNPFCRSADQQKSVHDFIIKFIPNLEILDGAHVKRITSKSAPLMRPMSASTVVSSRQVETQIKSLQCEISAFEFDLSKRFASLRSTMNDLPEESRTDQQTPGGVAQSRPTSSRPVSRCSARSRLQLAKEFAEHQDL, from the exons ATGAATGTAGAATTACAACAGATGAGCAGGTCTTCGGTCCACAACAAAGTCGGCAGACAAATCGAAGAAAAAAGCCAAACAATCAAAGCGAAATCAACGGTTTCTCTTcagaaaaaactaaaaaatgtCCAAACTGCACCCGCCGGAGCGCCAACTTCTACCACTACTACGAAAGGAAAGAAATTGTCGAGCAATGGTAGCAGAACTACGCGTTCATCAGCTATTCGTAGTCAAACATCAGCTGGTACAGTTAAAACAACAAG ACAGTCGAGCGCTAGAAGGCCGTCGTCTAATAAGAAGAAAATGGACTCACCGCTGCCGAGTGTGAACGGAGAAATTGACACCGATGATGACATATTATTCATAAACATTCcgagtgaaaatgaaaaaaccgaaaatgatgaaaaacatTCGAGAAAACAGATTTCACCGGACGATATT TTGAAAAATGCTCAAGAAACTAACCCGAAACGAGTGTATGAAATAATCCTTCACGCTGGAAATATTGATCGAATTTGCCGCTTAGAAACA TTTACATCATGTCGCGTGTTGGATCTTTCCTGTAACTACATCAAGAAAATGGAGAATTTAGAACAACTTAGTGATCTACGAGAATTGAAAGTTTACGACAATAAGATCGCACAATTAGAAAATCTTGATTG TTTGAAGGAACTGTGCAACCTACAATTACAGCATAATCTGATAAAGAATATTG GTAAAGGATTAATGAATCTGAAAAAGTTGAAACAGTTGAGACTGGATTATAACAACTTGATTAAGATGGAACCCACCGAACTCGCCTCCTGTTCGATGATTACGTATTTAAACATCAGTCATAACAGACTGGATAATTTAGCG GCCGTTAATTGTTTGTCGAATCTAGAAGAACTTCACGCATCTGATAACAGAATAAGAGTGGTCACAGATTTAAAACGGTGTAAAAAG CTTCAAGAGTTGAATCTGTCCAGAAATAAGATCGCTGATATATCGGGTCTGAAAGACCTCCCAAAACTTATG GTGCTTGATGTTTCTCACAATCAACTATTCAATACAAAAACCGTAGGAAAATCTAA aaatttACACGAACTGAATATTTCTGACAACTTGCTGACAGAAATGGTTGTATTGGCTCGTACTTGTCCGAATTTAGAAATCCTCAACGTCAAGAACAACAATTTACATTCGTTGGAAGATCTG gtcGAGCTGGAATCGTTGTCGGAACTAGTTGAGCTATTCATCAATGGCAATCCGTTTTGTCGGTCGGCTGATCAACAAAAATCCGTCCatgatttcatcatcaaattcattcCTAACCTGGAAATATTAGACGGA GCTCATGTTAAACGGATTACGAGTAAAAGCGCGCCATTAATGAGACCTATGTCAGCGTCTACTG TGGTGAGTTCTCGACAAGTTGAAACTCAAATCAAAAGCCTCCAGTGTGAAATATCAGCATTTGAATTCGATCTGTCCAAAAG ATTTGCATCATTACGATCGACGATGAACGATTTGCCAGAAGAATCGCGGACCGATCAACAAACGCCGGGAGGTGTTGCGCAGAGTAGACCTACATCTAGTCGACCTGTCAGTAGATGTAGCGC
- the LOC141903059 gene encoding uncharacterized protein LOC141903059 isoform X3: MDSPLPSVNGEIDTDDDILFINIPSENEKTENDEKHSRKQISPDDILKNAQETNPKRVYEIILHAGNIDRICRLETFTSCRVLDLSCNYIKKMENLEQLSDLRELKVYDNKIAQLENLDCLKELCNLQLQHNLIKNIGKGLMNLKKLKQLRLDYNNLIKMEPTELASCSMITYLNISHNRLDNLAAVNCLSNLEELHASDNRIRVVTDLKRCKKLQELNLSRNKIADISGLKDLPKLMVLDVSHNQLFNTKTVGKSKNLHELNISDNLLTEMVVLARTCPNLEILNVKNNNLHSLEDLVELESLSELVELFINGNPFCRSADQQKSVHDFIIKFIPNLEILDGAHVKRITSKSAPLMRPMSASTVVSSRQVETQIKSLQCEISAFEFDLSKRFASLRSTMNDLPEESRTDQQTPGGVAQSRPTSSRPVSRCSARSRLQLAKEFAEHQDL, translated from the exons ATGGACTCACCGCTGCCGAGTGTGAACGGAGAAATTGACACCGATGATGACATATTATTCATAAACATTCcgagtgaaaatgaaaaaaccgaaaatgatgaaaaacatTCGAGAAAACAGATTTCACCGGACGATATT TTGAAAAATGCTCAAGAAACTAACCCGAAACGAGTGTATGAAATAATCCTTCACGCTGGAAATATTGATCGAATTTGCCGCTTAGAAACA TTTACATCATGTCGCGTGTTGGATCTTTCCTGTAACTACATCAAGAAAATGGAGAATTTAGAACAACTTAGTGATCTACGAGAATTGAAAGTTTACGACAATAAGATCGCACAATTAGAAAATCTTGATTG TTTGAAGGAACTGTGCAACCTACAATTACAGCATAATCTGATAAAGAATATTG GTAAAGGATTAATGAATCTGAAAAAGTTGAAACAGTTGAGACTGGATTATAACAACTTGATTAAGATGGAACCCACCGAACTCGCCTCCTGTTCGATGATTACGTATTTAAACATCAGTCATAACAGACTGGATAATTTAGCG GCCGTTAATTGTTTGTCGAATCTAGAAGAACTTCACGCATCTGATAACAGAATAAGAGTGGTCACAGATTTAAAACGGTGTAAAAAG CTTCAAGAGTTGAATCTGTCCAGAAATAAGATCGCTGATATATCGGGTCTGAAAGACCTCCCAAAACTTATG GTGCTTGATGTTTCTCACAATCAACTATTCAATACAAAAACCGTAGGAAAATCTAA aaatttACACGAACTGAATATTTCTGACAACTTGCTGACAGAAATGGTTGTATTGGCTCGTACTTGTCCGAATTTAGAAATCCTCAACGTCAAGAACAACAATTTACATTCGTTGGAAGATCTG gtcGAGCTGGAATCGTTGTCGGAACTAGTTGAGCTATTCATCAATGGCAATCCGTTTTGTCGGTCGGCTGATCAACAAAAATCCGTCCatgatttcatcatcaaattcattcCTAACCTGGAAATATTAGACGGA GCTCATGTTAAACGGATTACGAGTAAAAGCGCGCCATTAATGAGACCTATGTCAGCGTCTACTG TGGTGAGTTCTCGACAAGTTGAAACTCAAATCAAAAGCCTCCAGTGTGAAATATCAGCATTTGAATTCGATCTGTCCAAAAG ATTTGCATCATTACGATCGACGATGAACGATTTGCCAGAAGAATCGCGGACCGATCAACAAACGCCGGGAGGTGTTGCGCAGAGTAGACCTACATCTAGTCGACCTGTCAGTAGATGTAGCGC